The Rickettsiales bacterium genome includes a region encoding these proteins:
- a CDS encoding dihydroneopterin aldolase, with translation MSPANNTKQDSKKEHIWKIHVKDLEIFTKIGIHEHEKKKQRILVNIEIDALYPYRPKDISQCFDYEKIVKYINDKWDNQEQKYLLEHCVTELMDYAFNCDERIINIKIGINKPDIFSNVKSLEVETVLTRDDFVKLHVDYQQ, from the coding sequence ATGTCACCGGCTAATAATACAAAACAGGATAGCAAAAAAGAGCACATCTGGAAAATACATGTAAAAGACCTAGAAATTTTCACAAAAATTGGCATACACGAGCATGAAAAGAAAAAACAACGTATCCTAGTAAATATAGAAATTGACGCTTTATATCCTTACCGTCCAAAAGATATAAGCCAATGTTTTGATTATGAGAAAATAGTTAAATACATAAATGATAAGTGGGATAACCAAGAACAAAAATATTTATTGGAGCATTGTGTAACTGAATTGATGGATTACGCGTTTAACTGTGATGAGAGAATAATCAATATAAAAATTGGCATCAATAAACCGGATATTTTCTCAAATGTGAAATCCTTAGAGGTTGAGACTGTTTTGACACGTGATGATTTCGTGAAGTTACACGTTGATTATCAACAATAA
- a CDS encoding SDR family oxidoreductase has protein sequence MINKKPEISERKAVIITGGAKRIGAAIALYMADKGFDIALHYNSSKSEAIKLQNKIRKTGVNCELFKADLSKYKNIVSLVKNIKKKMPNCYILVNNASVFERCEFLGTDEKFFDRQFDINFKAPFFLSQQFAASFAHDGMSVINMIDSDISGNKVSHFAYLLSKKTLAEFTKMAAVSLGKDIKVNAICPGSILPSGKEYKGYMEKVRKSVPLKIQPQQEEIAEAIFWLVTQPSITGQIINIDGGKHVTG, from the coding sequence ATGATTAATAAAAAGCCAGAGATTAGCGAAAGAAAAGCTGTTATAATAACAGGTGGAGCGAAGCGTATAGGCGCGGCTATCGCTCTTTATATGGCCGATAAAGGTTTTGATATAGCGCTCCACTATAATAGCTCAAAAAGTGAGGCTATAAAATTACAAAATAAAATTAGAAAAACTGGAGTGAATTGCGAACTATTCAAAGCGGATCTTTCAAAGTACAAAAATATAGTATCTCTTGTAAAAAATATAAAAAAGAAAATGCCTAATTGCTATATACTGGTGAATAACGCCTCAGTATTTGAGCGTTGTGAGTTTTTAGGAACTGATGAAAAATTTTTTGACCGACAATTTGATATTAACTTCAAAGCACCATTTTTTTTAAGTCAGCAATTCGCCGCCAGTTTCGCCCATGATGGTATGTCGGTTATAAATATGATAGATAGTGATATATCCGGCAATAAGGTAAGTCACTTCGCTTACCTGCTTTCCAAGAAAACTCTCGCTGAGTTTACTAAAATGGCGGCAGTATCTCTTGGGAAAGATATTAAGGTAAATGCTATATGCCCAGGAAGTATCCTGCCCTCTGGCAAAGAATATAAAGGCTATATGGAAAAAGTCAGAAAGTCAGTACCACTAAAGATACAGCCACAGCAAGAAGAAATAGCTGAAGCCATATTCTGGCTTGTTACGCAACCAAGCATAACTGGACAAATTATTAATATTGATGGTGGAAAACATGTCACCGGCTAA
- a CDS encoding TetR/AcrR family transcriptional regulator, with product MNTPSKKERLIESAAILFHQNGLMSTSLADIAKHADIPIGNVYYYFKTKDDLALAAIEKRKTHFTSLYIYLSENIIDPRERLIEVVNYYNNVRDEYTKYGCPIGKAVNDADIEKEPIAKAAASVFADFVVWAEIQFEELGHEKNAQKYAISLMAGIQGAAVMAKAFKNPQILADEASRLINWIESLPNKKIQLGKVGMRTSG from the coding sequence ATGAACACTCCAAGCAAGAAAGAACGATTAATAGAATCAGCGGCGATACTTTTTCATCAAAATGGCCTTATGTCCACATCTCTGGCTGACATAGCGAAGCACGCCGATATACCGATAGGCAATGTCTATTATTATTTCAAAACTAAAGATGACTTGGCTCTTGCCGCGATAGAAAAGCGCAAGACCCATTTTACTAGTTTATATATATATCTTTCGGAAAATATTATTGACCCACGCGAGAGACTTATAGAAGTAGTAAACTACTACAATAATGTGCGTGATGAATACACTAAATATGGATGTCCAATTGGAAAAGCTGTAAATGATGCGGATATTGAAAAAGAACCAATAGCGAAAGCCGCCGCTTCCGTATTCGCTGATTTTGTGGTTTGGGCAGAGATACAGTTTGAAGAATTAGGTCATGAGAAAAACGCGCAAAAATACGCTATATCATTAATGGCGGGGATACAAGGAGCGGCGGTAATGGCAAAAGCCTTCAAAAACCCACAAATACTAGCTGATGAGGCAAGCCGTCTTATCAATTGGATAGAAAGTCTACCTAATAAAAAAATCCAACTTGGCAAAGTGGGAATGAGAACGAGTGGTTAA
- the parA gene encoding ParA family partition ATPase, whose protein sequence is MSKVITVAQQKGGAGKTTLAAHIAVALSQKGNRVAVIDIDPQGSLSYWHKIREERFGEGYTGLTFSSVSGWRVGGEVNRLRRSYNYIVIDSPPHTETEARTAIRNADLIITPVQPSPTDLWATKATIELAKNEKIPMRVVLNRVTANSKIVQKIAEELPELMETRLGNRVMFAAALLEGRCVTEVDPSSQAAKEIKSLVKEISMLIDEPEEDIELAEEETSEKTTKSKRTKKLADA, encoded by the coding sequence ATGTCAAAAGTAATAACCGTAGCTCAACAAAAAGGTGGAGCTGGAAAGACCACTCTGGCGGCGCATATCGCTGTAGCTCTTAGCCAAAAGGGAAACAGAGTAGCGGTTATTGATATTGACCCACAAGGAAGTCTTTCTTATTGGCATAAAATCCGTGAAGAACGTTTTGGCGAAGGCTATACGGGGCTTACCTTCTCATCAGTATCCGGTTGGCGGGTTGGTGGCGAGGTAAACAGGCTACGTCGTTCATATAATTACATAGTAATAGATAGCCCTCCCCATACCGAGACTGAAGCCAGAACCGCCATTCGCAACGCTGATTTAATAATAACTCCTGTTCAGCCTAGCCCTACTGATTTGTGGGCGACAAAAGCGACCATTGAGCTTGCTAAAAATGAAAAAATACCAATGCGGGTGGTATTAAATCGTGTTACCGCCAACTCAAAGATAGTTCAAAAAATCGCTGAGGAATTGCCAGAATTGATGGAAACAAGATTAGGCAATAGGGTGATGTTCGCCGCCGCTTTGCTAGAAGGCAGGTGTGTAACTGAGGTTGATCCCTCAAGTCAGGCGGCAAAGGAAATAAAGTCTTTGGTAAAAGAAATCAGTATGTTGATAGATGAGCCGGAAGAAGATATAGAACTAGCCGAAGAAGAGACAAGCGAGAAAACTACAAAATCTAAAAGAACAAAAAAATTGGCTGACGCATAA
- the pyrE gene encoding orotate phosphoribosyltransferase, giving the protein MNDNIIGEAEIIDELKAAKAMLSGHFILSSGLRSPTYLQCARVMMDAKRGEKLCSSLANKIRCWEKDNSLKIDAIVSPAMGGVVVGYEVGKQLAVDSMFCERVEGKFELRRGFELTNGQNILIVEDVVTTGKSSMEAAKCIKEYGGNPIAVASLIDRRSGNSDELKLPLISLLKLDVPTYRENELPEEMKKIPAVKPGSRDLKKKAG; this is encoded by the coding sequence ATGAACGATAATATAATAGGTGAAGCGGAGATTATAGATGAGCTAAAAGCCGCGAAAGCAATGCTTAGTGGTCATTTTATATTGTCCTCAGGTCTACGCAGCCCTACTTATCTGCAATGCGCTAGAGTTATGATGGACGCTAAGCGCGGCGAAAAGCTATGCTCGTCATTAGCAAATAAAATTAGATGTTGGGAAAAGGATAATAGTCTCAAGATTGACGCGATAGTATCTCCCGCCATGGGCGGTGTCGTAGTTGGTTATGAGGTGGGAAAGCAACTTGCGGTGGATAGTATGTTCTGTGAGCGAGTTGAGGGAAAGTTTGAGCTGAGGCGTGGATTTGAACTTACTAACGGTCAGAATATACTTATAGTTGAAGATGTGGTGACGACTGGAAAATCTTCAATGGAAGCCGCTAAATGTATAAAAGAATATGGTGGTAATCCGATAGCTGTGGCAAGTCTTATAGACCGTCGCTCTGGTAACAGTGATGAGCTAAAATTACCGCTTATATCTCTACTTAAACTTGATGTTCCAACCTATAGGGAAAATGAACTACCAGAGGAAATGAAAAAAATACCGGCGGTAAAACCTGGTAGCAGAGACTTGAAGAAAAAAGCCGGATGA
- the kdpA gene encoding potassium-transporting ATPase subunit KdpA — protein sequence MNSIIYITLCFAVILLSIKPLGVYVGNVFTGRNIFTERILGGFERLIYRICRIDSKKEMDWLDYIISLLIFSLFCFLSLFFILTNQSLLPLNYQNFSDVPYDLAFNVSIGFITNGNWQAYSGEHTLSIFSQAFGLTIHNFLATTSGMSVFAALARSIARKQTNNLGNFYKDTVRGTIYILLPFSLILAVFLASQGAMQNVGEYIRYTPLENSSELNDKSNYLIPQGMVASQVAIKTIGSGGGGFFGVNAAHPFENPTPLSNFVQVITIFLLPCAFIYAFGYMINDRRQGWSLIMAMFIIFIPLLAIGIINEHGSNPLFDKSVIDDSEGNMEGKELRFGVTSSVLWASITAAASNGSANSAHDSFLPLSGLVPMLLIQFSETIFGGVGSGVYNIFVYVIITVFIGGLMIGKNPEYMGKKIDAFDIKMAALVILIPAVLTLFGSAIAVYMENMTQATLNDAAQSLSEILYAFSSASNNNGSAFAGINADNTFYNVMLGISMFVSRFWVMIAIMALAGSLSAKNITPKNEATLPTHTPLFIFLLVSVLIIIGILTYVPAVALGPVAEHYSLVNNVDEWSLQK from the coding sequence ATGAATTCTATTATATATATAACCTTATGTTTTGCTGTCATTCTACTGTCAATAAAGCCGCTGGGCGTATATGTTGGCAATGTATTTACCGGTAGAAATATATTTACAGAGAGGATTCTTGGTGGTTTTGAGAGATTAATTTACAGGATATGTAGAATAGACTCTAAAAAAGAAATGGACTGGCTTGATTATATAATTTCCTTGTTAATATTTTCGTTATTCTGTTTTTTGTCGTTATTTTTTATTTTGACTAATCAAAGCTTACTGCCATTGAATTACCAGAATTTCTCTGATGTTCCTTACGATCTCGCGTTTAATGTTTCTATTGGTTTTATCACTAATGGTAATTGGCAAGCATATAGCGGAGAACATACTCTTAGTATATTCTCACAAGCCTTCGGGCTTACCATACATAATTTTTTGGCGACTACTTCGGGGATGTCTGTTTTTGCCGCTCTTGCCCGTTCTATAGCAAGAAAACAGACAAATAATCTAGGGAATTTTTATAAAGACACAGTAAGAGGAACTATATATATATTACTGCCATTTTCCTTAATATTAGCGGTATTCCTTGCCTCACAGGGAGCTATGCAGAATGTTGGTGAGTATATCAGATATACTCCGCTAGAAAATAGTAGTGAGTTAAATGACAAATCAAATTATTTGATTCCGCAGGGAATGGTCGCGTCACAAGTAGCTATAAAAACTATTGGAAGCGGAGGTGGTGGTTTTTTTGGGGTAAATGCCGCTCATCCGTTTGAGAATCCAACTCCACTTAGTAACTTTGTACAGGTGATAACTATATTTTTACTGCCATGCGCTTTTATTTACGCTTTTGGCTACATGATTAACGACCGAAGACAAGGATGGTCTTTAATAATGGCGATGTTCATTATTTTTATTCCTCTTCTTGCCATAGGAATAATTAATGAACATGGGTCAAATCCTCTTTTTGACAAAAGCGTAATTGACGATTCAGAAGGTAATATGGAGGGAAAAGAATTACGTTTTGGTGTTACTAGCTCTGTATTGTGGGCATCCATTACTGCCGCTGCCTCCAACGGTTCAGCAAATTCCGCGCATGACTCGTTTTTGCCACTTTCTGGTCTTGTACCCATGTTACTTATACAGTTTAGCGAAACTATTTTTGGAGGAGTTGGTAGTGGGGTTTATAATATTTTCGTGTATGTAATAATCACGGTTTTTATTGGCGGTCTTATGATTGGTAAAAACCCTGAATACATGGGAAAAAAAATAGACGCTTTTGACATAAAAATGGCCGCTCTTGTTATATTGATACCAGCAGTGCTCACCTTATTTGGGTCAGCGATAGCTGTGTATATGGAAAATATGACACAAGCCACACTCAATGACGCGGCTCAAAGTCTTAGCGAAATATTATACGCTTTTTCCTCAGCATCTAATAATAACGGTAGCGCCTTCGCCGGAATTAACGCTGATAACACGTTCTATAATGTTATGCTTGGCATCTCAATGTTCGTCAGTAGATTTTGGGTTATGATAGCGATAATGGCGCTTGCCGGCTCACTTTCCGCTAAAAATATAACTCCAAAAAATGAAGCTACTCTGCCTACACATACCCC
- a CDS encoding L-threonylcarbamoyladenylate synthase, translating into MENPELIEKAINYLKSGQLVAFPTETVYGLGGNALSDTAVSAIYAAKGRPNFNPLIVHVASPDEAKKYVVWDERAELLATKFWPGSITFVLPRKADCDLSLLVSAGMDTVAVRMPAHPIALSLLEKSGLPLAAPSANISGRISPTMAEHVRQELGDKIAMVLDGGDCEVGIESTIIDLTTTPATILRHGKITIDELRKYIDIEEDKSGKIKAAGMMKSHYAPDSIVRLNAKEVREGEALLAFGKPLSGATIIENLSEIENLQEAAANLFRMLRSLDSKTPKAIAVMPIPEMGIGVAINDRLRRAAAVR; encoded by the coding sequence ATGGAAAATCCAGAATTAATAGAAAAGGCCATAAATTATCTGAAAAGTGGGCAATTAGTGGCGTTTCCGACGGAAACCGTTTATGGTCTGGGTGGGAATGCCCTATCTGATACAGCGGTATCAGCTATTTACGCGGCAAAGGGCAGACCAAATTTTAACCCACTTATTGTCCATGTGGCTTCACCGGATGAGGCAAAAAAATATGTGGTATGGGACGAGCGGGCGGAATTGCTTGCCACTAAATTCTGGCCAGGTTCTATTACCTTTGTTCTACCACGCAAAGCTGATTGCGATTTATCATTATTAGTAAGCGCGGGAATGGACACGGTAGCGGTACGGATGCCAGCGCACCCAATCGCTTTATCATTACTTGAAAAGTCAGGTTTGCCGCTTGCCGCGCCTAGTGCCAATATCTCAGGGCGGATAAGTCCGACAATGGCGGAGCATGTGCGGCAGGAACTTGGAGACAAAATTGCTATGGTGCTCGATGGTGGCGATTGTGAAGTTGGAATTGAATCAACTATTATTGATTTAACCACCACACCGGCGACTATCTTGCGACATGGGAAAATTACCATTGATGAGTTAAGAAAATATATTGATATTGAGGAAGATAAATCAGGTAAAATAAAAGCGGCGGGAATGATGAAAAGTCATTACGCCCCTGATTCCATAGTCCGTCTAAACGCGAAAGAAGTTAGAGAAGGGGAGGCGTTACTCGCTTTTGGTAAACCCCTTTCAGGAGCTACCATAATAGAAAATTTAAGTGAAATAGAAAATCTACAAGAGGCAGCGGCGAACTTGTTTAGGATGCTGCGCTCGCTTGACTCTAAAACCCCAAAAGCTATTGCGGTAATGCCAATTCCTGAAATGGGTATTGGAGTCGCCATAAATGATCGTCTGCGCCGTGCGGCGGCTGTTAGATAG
- a CDS encoding globin translates to MIKESLMSFHIDEAFVKRFYWRLIAISPEMKPIFSGSFESYVPKFKEAFTIFLNNIENIGDMKKSLNNLGLFSAGKNVKIEYMPTFKRAAIATLKDELGEMFTEDMRSVWERHLQKIIDHIKEGILEHRAFMEKLEKISINK, encoded by the coding sequence ATGATTAAAGAAAGTTTGATGAGTTTTCATATTGATGAGGCTTTCGTAAAGCGTTTTTATTGGCGATTGATAGCTATATCACCAGAAATGAAACCAATATTCTCAGGTTCATTTGAAAGTTATGTGCCAAAGTTCAAAGAGGCTTTTACTATCTTTTTGAATAATATAGAAAATATAGGTGACATGAAAAAGTCATTGAATAATCTTGGATTGTTTTCCGCTGGTAAAAATGTAAAAATAGAATATATGCCAACGTTCAAACGGGCGGCTATAGCCACCCTTAAGGATGAGCTAGGTGAAATGTTCACTGAAGATATGAGGTCGGTGTGGGAAAGACATCTACAAAAAATCATTGACCATATAAAGGAAGGCATATTAGAACATAGAGCCTTCATGGAGAAGCTGGAAAAAATATCAATTAACAAATAA
- a CDS encoding integrase core domain-containing protein, whose amino-acid sequence MSKQELRSGKDRVLESSTIKRMEFLCSEYELIKAKRHTRFCFVSEFYKFHNLTRQNFIKYYNRYKSSGSKLELLPQKRGAKYKTRRILPHIEQQIIGLRQKGLNRFEIHADLQISEHETRPCPSTIYNISKKHGFNRLQPRMMEEKRKIIKEKAGELGHIDCHYLPKGMISGDNKRYYLVGLIDHKTSLAWCEVIPEVTSLNVMFSTMKLLNLFKKEFGFDFVEILTDNGSEFGSGSNDPATIKKNPFMRLLFELKIKHRRTKPYRPQTNGKIERFWKTIEEDLLREMVFDSLDQLKNEVFEYMTYYNYARPHSAANGKTPSHLIGKNIT is encoded by the coding sequence ATGAGCAAACAAGAATTACGCAGTGGCAAGGACAGAGTTCTTGAGTCAAGCACAATAAAGCGGATGGAGTTTTTATGTTCGGAATATGAATTAATTAAGGCAAAGCGACACACAAGATTTTGTTTTGTCAGTGAATTTTATAAATTTCATAATCTAACCCGTCAGAATTTCATAAAATACTATAATCGTTACAAAAGTAGTGGTTCTAAATTAGAATTATTGCCTCAAAAACGCGGTGCTAAATATAAAACTAGGAGAATTTTACCTCATATAGAACAACAGATTATAGGCTTACGGCAAAAAGGTTTGAATCGTTTTGAGATACATGCTGATTTACAGATTTCTGAACATGAAACTCGTCCTTGTCCTAGCACTATTTATAATATAAGCAAAAAACATGGATTTAACAGATTGCAGCCAAGAATGATGGAAGAAAAACGCAAGATTATCAAAGAAAAAGCCGGTGAGCTAGGGCATATAGATTGCCATTACCTACCCAAAGGCATGATTTCCGGTGATAATAAACGTTATTATCTGGTGGGGCTGATTGACCATAAAACTTCTCTAGCGTGGTGTGAGGTTATTCCTGAAGTTACATCGCTAAATGTGATGTTTTCTACAATGAAGCTACTTAATTTATTCAAGAAAGAGTTTGGTTTTGATTTTGTTGAGATACTAACGGATAATGGTTCAGAGTTTGGCAGTGGTAGTAACGATCCAGCAACTATTAAGAAAAATCCTTTTATGCGTCTGCTTTTTGAACTTAAAATAAAACATCGCCGAACTAAACCTTACAGACCACAAACTAACGGAAAAATAGAGAGATTCTGGAAAACAATAGAAGAAGATTTGCTGCGTGAAATGGTATTCGACTCGCTAGACCAGCTCAAAAATGAAGTGTTCGAGTATATGACTTACTACAACTACGCAAGACCTCACTCCGCCGCAAATGGAAAAACTCCTTCTCATCTTATTGGAAAAAATATAACATGA